CCGCAAAGTGCCTTTGTCACGCGACACCTCCCCGCGGCCCGCCATTCGCCGGGCCGCTCCTACCGAAGGTACCAGCGGCGCCCCCGAGCCTCAAGATTGACACCGCGGCGGTCACCGCGCCATGACAGACGCCATGGCGCGCACGTTCCGGCCGCTCCAGCCCCTCAAGGGCTGGCGGCGCGTCGCGGTGCAGGCGTGGCGCCCGCCGCACGACCCGAGCGTGTATGCGACGCTCGACGTCCCCATGGGGCCCGCCCTCGCCTACCTCGACCGGCTTCGCGCCGCGACCGGCGTACGGGTGACGGTGACCCATCTCGTGGCGCGCGGCGTCGCGCTCGCCATCCGCCACAACCCGCAGCTGAACGGGATCGTGGCGCGCGGCCGCATCATGCTGCGCGACAGCGTGGACATCTTCCTGCAGGTCGCGATCGAGGGCGGAAATGACCTCTCGGGCATCAAGATCGCGCGCGCCGACGAGAAGGACGTGCTCGAGATCGCGCAGGAGATGGAGGCGCGCGTCACCCGCCTGCGGCAGCGGCGCGACCGCCAGGTCGAGCGCACGAAGTCGATCCTCGACCGCCTGCCGCTCCGTCTCCTCGGTCCATTCCTGCGCCTGGTGAGCTACCTGGTGTACGACCTCGATCTCGACCTCTCGCGCTTCGGGGTCGTGAAGGACGAGTTCGGGAGCGCGATGGTCACCAACGTCGGCACCTTCGGGCTGGCGCACGCGTACGCGCCGCTCGTGCCGTTCAGCCGCACGCCGCTCGTCGTGCTGATCGGCGAGGTGCAGGACAGGCCCGTGGTGGAGGACGGGCGAGTGGTCGCGCGCCCGATCATGACCCTCGGCGTCACCTTCGATCACCGCTTCATGGACGGCTTCCAGGGCGGCGCGATGGCGCAGCTCTTCCGGACGTATCTCGAGGATCCGGCGCGCTTCGATCAGGTGGAGCCCGAGCCGGCTACACGACCGGCGGCGATACCCAGCCCACGAAGCTGAGCTGCCGGCCGGCACCGGCCCCGTCGCGTCGATACGAGCAGTACCCGGACGCGCACGCCGTGCACGGGCCGAGGACGGCAACTCGCTCGACGCCGGCGCCGCGCAGCAGGAGGCGGGCCGCGGCGCGCAGGTCGAGGTGCAGCCGGCCGCCGCGATGGGACCAGGCCGGCGCGGTGAGGTCGCCGACTCGGGCACGGAAGGCGTCGAGCACCTCGTCCCCCACCTCGTAGCAGCATGCCCCGACGGCGGGCCCGACGGCCGCCTCGAGCGCCCGCGGGGCGACCTGGAATGCCGCCCCGAGCTTCGCGACCGCCGCCTCGAGCACGCCGTCGGCCGCGCCGCGCCAGCCGGCGTGGACCGCCGCCGCCACCCGGCGCTGGCGGTCGATCAGCAGCACGGGCATGCAGTCCGCCGTCACGACACCGAGCAGCTGACCGTCCGTCGCGCTGACGAGCCCGTCCGCCTCACGCGGCGGCCCGGGCGCGGCGGTCTCGACGCGGGTGCCGTGCACCTGGCGCGCCGTGACGACCGGGAGCGGAACTCCGGCGCGTGCGACCACGGCGTCCCAGCCGGCGGCGCCGGCGCATTCGCTCCGCCCGAGAAAGCCGTGGGCGAGGCCCGGGACCGCCCTCCACGGCGCGTACGTCAGCATCGCGTTGCTGGCGGGCACCCGGGGCCTTCGCTATGGTGCGCGACGTGCCGGCGCGTGGCCTCGGGCTGTTCGATCTGATGCTCGCGCTGGCGGTGCTGGCGCTGCTCGTCTACGTCGTGCGGCTCGACTGGCCACGGCGGCCCGATGGTCCTCCTCCCCCCGCGTCGTCGGCCACGGCGGCCCGCTAGCCTCACGGCTTGACGCGCTCGAGCGTCACGTCGGTGTGGCGGAGCAGCTCGTCGAGCGTCGGTCGCTTGTAATCGTGCTCGTAGAAGATGCGGCGGATGCCGGTGTTGATCAGCACCTTCAGGCAGTGAATGCACGGCGTGTGCGTGATGTAGATGTCGGCGTCGCGGATGGTGGCGCCGTTCTTCGCCGCCTGGGCGATGGCGTTGATCTCGGCGTGGATCGTGCGGAAGCAGTTCTCCTCGGTCTCGCCCGCCGGCGTGCGCGACGCATACACCAGACAGCCGACGTCGGTGCAGTGCGGCAGGCCGGCCGGCGCCCCGTTGTACCCGGTGGCGAGGATGTTCTTGTCGCGCACGATGACCGCCCCGACCTTGGCGCGGGTGCAGGTGGAGCGCTCGGCCACCTGCCGCGTGATGGTCATGAAGTACTGGTGCCAGCTCGGGCGCTCGCTCATCAGTATTCTTCGCTCGCGCTCATGGGCTCCTCGCTCACGGCACGATGCGGATCGGCTCCGGGACGAAGGTGAGGATAAAGACGGCGAGGGTTGCCCAAGCCGTGAGCACGCGCCCCGGGCCGAGCGGCCGCGCATCGTCCTGGCTCGGCGGGTGACCCAGCGACACCATGAGCGCCGTGATCGCGGCCCAGAGGAGCCAGCCCGGCCAGCCTCGAAGACCGAGCCAGAGGAGCGTGCCGAGGAGGAGCGCGGGCAGCAGGCTCGTCCGGCGGCCGAGCACGGCGTAGAGCACGTGGCCGCCGTCGAGCTGACCCGCCGGAAGCAGGTTCAGCGACGTGACGAAGAGAC
This Deltaproteobacteria bacterium DNA region includes the following protein-coding sequences:
- a CDS encoding 2-oxo acid dehydrogenase subunit E2 — translated: MTDAMARTFRPLQPLKGWRRVAVQAWRPPHDPSVYATLDVPMGPALAYLDRLRAATGVRVTVTHLVARGVALAIRHNPQLNGIVARGRIMLRDSVDIFLQVAIEGGNDLSGIKIARADEKDVLEIAQEMEARVTRLRQRRDRQVERTKSILDRLPLRLLGPFLRLVSYLVYDLDLDLSRFGVVKDEFGSAMVTNVGTFGLAHAYAPLVPFSRTPLVVLIGEVQDRPVVEDGRVVARPIMTLGVTFDHRFMDGFQGGAMAQLFRTYLEDPARFDQVEPEPATRPAAIPSPRS
- the pgeF gene encoding peptidoglycan editing factor PgeF, which codes for MPASNAMLTYAPWRAVPGLAHGFLGRSECAGAAGWDAVVARAGVPLPVVTARQVHGTRVETAAPGPPREADGLVSATDGQLLGVVTADCMPVLLIDRQRRVAAAVHAGWRGAADGVLEAAVAKLGAAFQVAPRALEAAVGPAVGACCYEVGDEVLDAFRARVGDLTAPAWSHRGGRLHLDLRAAARLLLRGAGVERVAVLGPCTACASGYCSYRRDGAGAGRQLSFVGWVSPPVV
- a CDS encoding dCMP deaminase family protein, translated to MSERPSWHQYFMTITRQVAERSTCTRAKVGAVIVRDKNILATGYNGAPAGLPHCTDVGCLVYASRTPAGETEENCFRTIHAEINAIAQAAKNGATIRDADIYITHTPCIHCLKVLINTGIRRIFYEHDYKRPTLDELLRHTDVTLERVKP